One Formosa sp. Hel3_A1_48 genomic window, ACCCTTAAATCCAAAATAACTGAGAACGAAATTTGTCCCAGCTAGAAACATAAAAAACACAACAATATATTGTATCATTGGCGAATCGTTCCAATGAGCTAAACTGTCATTTTTTGTTGAAAACCCACCTGTTGAAAGCGTACTCATAGAATGATTTAGCGCATCAAAAAAGGACATTCCAGCAAGCTTCAAAAATAGCGTTTCTGCAGCAGTGTAACCGACATAGATAAGCCATAACCGCTTTGCCGTATCTGTGATTCTAGGATGTAGTTTATCTGTACTCGGGCCAGGGGCTTCAGCAGCAAACAACTGCATACCTCCAATGCCTAATAATGGTAAGATAGCAATCGCCAAAACAATAATCCCCATACCCCCTATCCAATGGGTCAGACTTCGCCAAAACAGAACACCTTTTGGAAGTACTTCAATATCGGTGAGTATACTTGCGCCAGTAGTTGTATAGCCTGAAATAGTCTCAAAAAAAGCATTTGTAAAATTCGTAATAGAACCTGTCAAAATATAAGGCAGCGTACCGGAAAGAGCCATTACTACCCAACCAAAAGCAACTACTATATACCCTTGTCTTTTGGTCATTTCCTTAGAATGGTTTTTAGTAAAAATCATAGCTAAAAATCCAATTACTAAAACAGATATTCCGGAGAGCACTAATTGATTTGTAGCTCCATCGCTATACATAAAACTCAACAATGCCGCCAATAGCATAAACCCGCCATTAAACAGCAACAAGAGCCCAAAAAAATGAATTATAATTTTATTGTTTTGTTTCATTACAATACTTAGAAGAAAAGACGCTCGACCTTGCTAATTGCCTCAGGCAGACAACAGACTACGACACGGTCTCCAGGTTCAATTTTAAAATCTCCTAAAGCAATGATCCCTGATTCATTCCTTATTACCCCGCCAATGATTGCTGCTCTAGGAAAGTCAACTTCTTTGATGAATTGATAACATATTCTTGATGTTGGCTTCACAACGAATTCCAATAATTCGGCTTTCATATTAGCAAGCTTAGTCATTGCTACTACCTCACCTTTTCGTACATATCTAAAAATGCTGTTGGCTGCAAGCAATTTTTTATTTATTAGAGTATCTACTCCAATGGAATGCGAAAGCGCAAAATAATCCATATTTTCGACCAAAGCTATAGTCTTTTTGACTCCTTTTGATTTCGCTACTAAACAAGACATGATATTTGTCTCTGAATTTCCAGTAACTGAAATAAAGGCATCCATTGCATTAATATTTTCTTCCTCTAAGAGTTCAACGTTTCTTCCATCTCCATTGATTACGAGTGCATTACTGAGTTGATCGGCCAATTCAAGGGCACGTTCTTTAGATTTTTCAACAATTTTTATATTGAAATCAGTTTTTGAGAGTTCTTTGGCGGTGATAGCCCCAATTTGCCCACCTCCCAAAATCATTATATCTTTAATTTGAGTTTTTCGTTTACCTGTGAGTTTGCATAATTCCTCATCTCCTCCTTCAGATGTAATAAAAACAACACGGTCTCCTTCCTTAAAAACAGTATCTCCTCTTGGGATAAGCGTGAGATGAGAACCGTATCTTTGGATTGCTATGGGGATAAAATGAATATCCGAAAGTAATTGAGCCGCTACTTTTACTTGTTTGTCAATGATTTTTGCATCCGCGGAAAGGGTTAAGCCCAGCATTGTAAGGGCTCCATCTTCAAAGGCATATGTGTCATTAAAAACAGATTGATTGAGAAGCAATTCTATTTCTGAAGAAGCCAAGGATTCAGGCGAAATAAGCTCATCAATACCTAAAGTCTCAAAGCCAACTTCGTCTTTATGCTCAATGAACTCGGTATTGGAAATCCGGGCAATAGTGCGCTTGGCGCCTAATTGTTTGGCCAAGACGCAAGAGGTGATATTTGCTGTTTGAGATGAAGTTACTGAAACAAATAAATCTGCATTTGCTATATTCGATTCTTTCAATACAGATACTGAAGTGATATCGCCTTTAACAACTTTTATATCCAAATGTGTTTCTGCATAGGCTAGCCGTTCTTTGTCCAAATCAATAAGTATGATTTCCTGAGATTCGTAGGACAAAAGCTTTGCCAAGTGAAATCCGACTTCTCCAGCGCCGGCAATAATAATTTTCATCAATTATCAGTTAAAGAGATGCGCAAATATACGTTATTTTTAGGGATTTGTCTGCGAATTGTATTTCTTTGCACTGCAAAAATATTTCAATTTCAATTTGACTATATGTCCAAAAAGATAACGCCCTACAAAGACAGTTCACTCTCCAAAAAGGAACAAATTGCTAAAATGTTTGATACTATTTCAAACGAGTATGATGGTTTGAATCGTGTTATATCATTTGGAATAGATATAAAATGGCGTAAAAAAGTCGTTAAAATTGTAGCTAATAAAAATCCCGAATCCGTTCTAGATATTGCCACTGGAACAGGAGATTTGGCTATTAATCTAACCCAAACCAATGCCAAAAAAATAATTGGCTTGGACATCAGTGAAGGGATGTTAGAAGTTGGACGAAAAAAAATAGATCAAAAAAAATTAAATGATACTATTAATATGGTTGTGGGAGATTCGGAAAATTTACCTTTCGACGACAATAGCTTTGATGCTATAACCGTAGCCTTTGGGGTTCGTAATTTTGAGCACTTGGAGGTTGGTCTATCAGAAATATTAAGGGTACTAAAACCCAATGGAGTATTTGTGGTTCTGGAAACTTCAGTACCGACAAAATTTCCATTTAGACAAGGCTATTTTTTGTACACAAAAATCTTACTGCCCATCATTGGAAAATTGTTCTCTAAGGACAAAGATGCTTACAGTTATTTAAGCTCATCTGCGGCAAAATTTCCCTATGGTAAAGCCTTCAACAATATTTTGACAAAAACAGGGTTTATATCAACACAATCCTTTGCACAAACATTTGGCGTGGCAACAATTTATACTGCATCGAAACAATGAGAACAAAAATTCTAATTAGTTTTCTTTTTTTTAGCATATCAATATTTGAGAGTGAAGCTCAGCTCTTTACAAAAGAACGCTTGTTGAATAATGAAAATTTTGACAAAGCTCCACTATCTTACGGATATTATTTAGGTTTTAATAGTTATGATTTTAATATCGACTACAAAACTAATGTTAAAGATATACAGGTCTTAAAAGCTGTAGGTTTTAATGTTGGGCTAATTGGTAATGTTAGAATCAACGATTATTTTGATATTCGTTTGGAACCAGGACTCGTGATGTCAAACAGGACCTTAAGCTACAGCAATACTTACTTTGATGGTCTTACTTATGAGGAAAAAGACCTAGAACGTGAAATACGATCTACTTACATTCATATTCCACTACTAATTAAAATTTCAACAAAGCGAATCAACAACATCAAACCATTTATCGTTGGTGGAATATCTACTGCACTAAACCTGTCCAGCAATCAAGACAATCCGGATGATAACAGCAATGGTAATTTTAGAATGATAAAAAATAATGTATTCTACGAATTAGGAGTTGGCATAGATATTTATCTTACTTGGTTTAAATTTACCCCATCGCTGAGAGGGGTATTTTCGTTGAATGATGAGCATGTTCCGGATTTTGATGCCAACAGCCCTTGGACCAGCAACATCGATCAAATGCAAACCCGTGGCCTTTTTATAAATTTCACGTTTCAGTAGAACGTCTTCTATATTCGCTTAAAAAAATTGACACAGCATTGGCAACGTTAAGACTTTCTGTTTTTTTGAAAGCACCAAACCTAGGAATAGAAAGTTTTTCCGTAAGCAAGGAAGATATATTTTCCGAAATACCATTGGCTTCATTTCCAAACACCAATATACCTGAGTTCGGAAAATTTGAAGCATAAACAGAAGTTCCTTCCATAAAAGTTCCCATGGCATTATCGGCAGATTTAATAAGAGGCGCCAAAGCGGTGTAATTAATATTTACTCTTGTATGTGAACCCATTGCGGCTTGGATAACTTTTGAGTTATAACAATCAACAGTTGCTGGACTACATACCAAATCGCGTATACCAAACCAATCGCAAAGTCGAATAATTGTTCCTAAATTTCCAGGATTATTTAAATCATCAAGAGCTAAGATCAGAGCAGAATCGTCAATAGGTTTGGGTTTGGGAATGCAAAAAATAGCTAAAACTTTATTGGGTGTTTTTAGGCTACTTATCTTGGAAAGCTCTTGAGTACTGATATGAACAAAAGCATTGGAATACTGCGCATAAAACGAATCTGTTGAAAAAATCTCAATAGGTTCATACTGGGCATCTAAAAACTCTTGGGTAACCTTAACTCCTTCAGAAACAAACATTTGCTCTTGAGAACGCTGCTTTTTTTTACTTAAACTAAGTATTCGCTTTGTTTGGTTTTTAGTTAACATCTAAAAAATGTACATTTGATTTAAATTTATTTAGACTATAAATCTAAATTTTATTTATGTCTTGTTGAAGGATTCGCTAAAAAAAATATTTTTTATTTATTCAGTTGCTTACATCTGCACCGCTTGCGACGCCGTCAAAAGAGTTGGAAGCGAGGACCGTTTGTTAGTAAAAAACTCCTTCACAGTCAATGGAAAAAACACAAAATCTGAAACACTATCCAAACTTTCATTTCAACAAGTTAATAGTACAATACTAGGAATACCTGTTCGACTTCATATATACAATCTGGCACGCCCCAATAAAGATTCAATATTTGAAAAATGGCTGAATAAACACCCCAAACGAAAGCAACGCCTAATTAATAAATTTTCTAAAAAACAGCTGGATCAACTCAAAAAATCATCTTTGGGCTTCAACAGTTGGTTGAAAAAAACTGGTGAAGTACCAAGTATTTTAGATAGTTTAAAAATCAAAAAAACAAAACTAAATCTCGAACGTTATTATTTTTCAAAAGGTTGGTTTGATAGAAAAATTGAATATGAAATCGACACTTTAGGTAATAAACGAGCAACATTAGCTTATAAAATTCAAACAGGTACAGCTTACAACATTGGAGCTATTAAAACTAATATAGAAACGCCAGTTTTAGAATTATTATTCGAGAAAAGTAAAGAAAATTCATTCATTAAAAAAGGGAAACAATTTGATATATCAGATTTTGAAAATGAACGAAACCGATTAACAACACACTTTAGGAACTCTGGAGTTTATCACTTTTCACAAGACTATATAAGTTTTGAAAACGATACGATCGGAACCAAACATAATGTAGACCTTGAAATCAATATTCCTAATAGAATATTGAGAACCCAAGACAGTACAATTCAGGAACCCTTTAAAACATACCGCATCAAAGAGGTGAATATTTTTACAGATGCATCTTTCAAAAACAGGAATGAGTCTGAGCCTAAAAAAACCGCAACACACGATGGCTTTAACTTTTATAATTATGGCGCATTAAAATACAAACCAAAAGCCATAACGAATGCTGTTTTAGTAAATAAAGGTGACTTATATAGTGATTTGGATAGGAAGCGAACTTATGGATATTTAAGTCAGTTAAACTCGTTTAAATACCCCAATATTGAATATATCGAAAATAGCATTGATTCAACATTAACCGCAAACATTTACCTTAACCCAAGAAAAAAATATGGTTTGGGATTTGACTTTGACATTTCTCAAAGTAATATTCAAAAAATTGGATTTTCGTTCAGTTCTGGGGTTTTGATACGAAATATTTTAAGGGGTGCTGAAACCTTAGAAATCTCTGCTTTGGGAGCTATTGGGGCCTCAAAAGACGGAGCTAAATCTGAAGATCAGTTTTTTGATATTAATGAGCTTGGCGCAGATATAAAACTTAATATTCCTAGACTATTTTTCCCATTCAATACTGAGAAAATCATTCCAAAATATATGTCCCCAACATCACAGCTAAGCATGGGCTTCACTAGTCAAAAAAATATAGGTTTGGATAAACGTACACTAAACGGGCGATTGAGCTACAATTGGAATCCCAAACAAAGCAAGACAAACAACCTAGATCTAATTAATTTACAATATGTTAGAAATCTAAACCCTGGAAATTACTTTAGTGTATACCAAAACTCTTTCAATAGACTTGAAAACATTGCATTAAACAGCTACCCAACTCCAAATGATTATTTAGTTTCAAATCCAGATGGATCAAATGCATTAGACTTATCGAGAGCTGATGATTTCATAGGGCTTGTAAGTTCAGATGCAACTTTCCAAAACACAAATCCTAATGATTTTCGAAGTGTTAGGAACATCAAGGAACGTAAAAATAGATTAACCCAAAACAACTTTATCCTTGCAAGTAATTTCAGCCTAATAAATGACAATAGGGAAAATAATTACGATACAGATTTTTCAATCTTTCGTTTTAAGCTAGAGCTGGCCGGAAATATTCTAAACGGAGCAGCAGATTTATTGAATTTGAAAAAAAATGACAATGGGGAGTTCGAAATAAATAATGTGGCTTTTTCCCAATATGCCAAAACAGAAATCGATTACATCAAGCTCTGGGATTTGGGTCGAAATAATGTTCTTGCACTTAGAACTTTTTTAGGTATTGCTGTTCCGCTTGGAAACTCTAATAACATTCCTTTTTCCAAAAGTTTTTTCGCTGGAGGATCAAATGACAACCGCGCTTGGACAGCCTACAACCTAGGACCAGGTCGTTCCGATAATAATAATGAATTCAACGAAGCGAATATGAAAATTGCATTTAGTCTTGAACACAGGTATAATTTATTTGGTCAACTTGATGGTGCTTTTTTTGTAGATGCAGGAAATATATGGAATGTTCTTGATGAAGTTGAAGACCCCAAAGCAACTTTTGACAGCTTCAAATCATTAAAAGATATTGCTTTAGGTGCCGGAATTGGACTTCGATATGATTTTGATTTTTTTATTCTACGCCTTGACACAGGATTCAAAACATACAACCCCGCCCTTTCCAAAGATCAACGTTGGCTACGTGATTTTAATTTCGGAAACGCAGTGTACAACATTGGAATCAATTATCCATTTTAGACTAAACTCACCTCAAACGTTTTCGTATAAATTTAATGATATGTCGTGTTAAAATTTTAACATTAAGGGATTTATTTTAGTACTTTTGACGCAAATTTAAAACCATCACAAATGAGTCATTCAATACAACCTGGTGTAGCCACAGGACGCGAAGTTCAAAAGATTTTCAAACTTGCAAAAGAAAAAGGATTTGCACTACCTGCTGTTAATGTAATCGGATCAAATACGATCAATAGTGTTCTTGAAACTGCAAAAGCACTTAATGCGCCTGTCATCATTCAGTTTTCAAATGGTGGTGGTCAATTCAATGCTGGAAAAGGTCTTTCCAACGACAATCAAAAAGCGGCTATTGCAGGCTCAATTGCTGGCGCTAAACACGTTCATGAAATGGCGGAGGCTTATGGCGTTCCAGTAATTCTTCATACCGACCACTGTGCAAAAAAATTGTTGCCATGGATCGATGGTTTATTAGATGCTTCTGAAAAACATTTTGAAGAAACAGGAAAATCACTTTACAGCTCACACATGATTGATCTTTCGGAAGAGCCCCTTGAAGAAAATATTGAAATCTGTAAAGCATACTTAAAAAGAATGTCTAAAATGGGAATGACACTCGAAATTGAATTAGGCATCACAGGTGGCGAAGAGGATGGTGTTGACAATAGCGATGTAGACGTTTCAAAATTGTACACACAACCTGAAGAGGTGGCTTATGCTTATGAAGAATTGAGTAAAGTAAGCGACCAGTTTACCATCGCAGCGGCATTTGGAAATGTTCATGGGGTATACAAACCTGGGAACGTGAAGCTAACTCCAAAAATTCTCAAGAACTCCCAAGAATATATTACTGAAAAATATGGCGTTTCTGAAAACCATATTGATTTTGTTTTCCATGGGGGATCTGGCTCAACTGTTGAAGAAATTCGTGAAGCAATTGGATATGGTGTAATTAAAATGAATATTGATACCGATCTTCAATATGCATTCATGACAGGAGTTCGTGATGATTTTAAGAAAAATCAAGATTATTTGGCGGCACAAATTGGAAATCCAGAAGGCGAAGATGTACCAAATAAAAAATACTACGACCCGAGACGTTGGTTAAGACAAGGAGAACAAACATTTGTTGCGCGTCTAAAAAAGGCCTTCGAGGATTTGAACAATGTAGATACATTGTAAAAAAATATCATTAAATTTGTTTTTCATTCTAAATCAATCAGAACAAAATGGCGTGGTTTAAAAGAACAGACAAAGGAATTCAGACTCCTACAGAAGCGAAGCGTGACACCCCAAAAGGCTTGTGGTACAAATCGCCAACCGGAAAAATCATTGAAACAGAAGAATTAGAACGTAATTTCTTTGTCAGCCCAGAAGACGGATACCACGTACGTATAGGTAGTAATGAATATTTTAATCTTTTATTTGATGACAACAAATTTAAAGAGCTTGATAAGAAAGTAACTTCCAAAGATCCTCTAAAATTTACTGACAAAAAAAAATATATTGACCGCCTAAAAGCTGCACAAGAAAAAACAAAACTCAATGATGCTGTACGAACAGCTGTTGGGAAGTCCAAAGGCAAAGACTTAGTCGTGGCTTGTATGGATTTTAGTTTTATTGGAGGTTCGATGGGAAGTGTTGTAGGAGAAAAAATTGCTCGTGCTGCAGATTACTCGCTAAAGAAAAAGCTTCCATTCATGATCATTTCAAAATCAGGGGGAGCACGAATGATGGAAGCCGCGTTATCGTTGATGCAACTGGCGAAAACCTCAGCAAAACTAGCACAATTGGCCGATGCAGGTATTCCTTACATTTCATTGTGTACCGATCCCACAACAGGCGGTACAACAGCATCTTTTGCAATGCTAGGTGATATTAACATCAGTGAACCTGGAGCACTTATAGGCTTTGCAGGGCCACGTGTTGTTCGTGATACGACTGGAAAAGAATTACCAGAAGGGTTTCAAACTGCTGAATTTGTCTTAGAACATGGCTTTTTGGATTTTATTACACACCGTGAATATTTAAAAGACAAAGTCAATCAATACATCGATTTGATCTTGAATCAACCGATCAGAGCATAATTTCTTTAAAATTATGTTTATATCACACGATTTTCATATATTTGCCGCCTGATTATGATCGCCGTAATCAATGCATAAAAATTATTTAAATAAATATTGGAATGTACTTAACAAAAGAAACAAAAGAAGAAATCTTTAAAAAATACGGAAAAGATGCTAAAAATACCGGTTCTGCTGAAGGCCAAATTGCATTATTTACACACCGTATCAATCACCTCACCGACCACTTAAAGCAAAACCGAAAAGACTTTAATACAGAGCGTTCATTGGTAAAGCTTGTAGGAAAGCGTCGATCTCTATTGGATTATTTAATTAAAAAAGATATCCTTAGGTACCGTGCGATTGTTAAAGAGTTAGGATTAAGAAAATAAATATACCAAAAAGAGGCCAATAGCCTCTTTTTTGTTTTTATGTGTATCTTTACACAAACTATAGAAGAAGCTAATTAAAGTTTTTCATTGGTCACACCACACAACAACAACACAACACCAATGTTTAATTAGAAAAAAATAAAATGATTCCAAAAGTATTTAAAGAGGTCATCGACCTCGGCGATGGAAGAGAAATCTCTATCGAAACAGGGAAACTTGCCAAGCAAGCCCATGGCTCTGTGGTAGTACAATCTGGCAAATGTATGTTGCTTTGTACTGTAGTTTCCAATTACAAACAATCGGATGTAGATTTTCTACCTCTTACAGTAGACTACCGCGAAAAATTCGCTGCAGCAGGACGCTATCCAGGCGGATTCTTCAAAAGAGAAGCGCGCCCAAGTGATGGTGAAGTTCTAACCATGCGTCTTGTTGATCGTGTATTACGTCCATTGTTTCCAAAAGATTATCATTCAGAGACTCAAGTAATGATTCAGTTGATGTCTCATGACGAAGATGTAATGCCTGATGCTATGGCTGGGTTAGCCGCATCTGCTGCAATTCAACTTTCTGATTTTCCTTTTGAATGTGCCATTTCTGAAGCTAGAGTGGGGCGTATCAATGGAGAATTTATTATTAATCCTACTCGCGCACAGCTAGAAGAATCTGATATCGATATGATGATTGGCGCTTCTGCTGACTCTGTCATGATGGTAGAAGGGGAAATGGATGAAATATCTGAAGAAGAAATGACTGAAGCCATTAAGTTCGCACATGAAGCCATTAAGGCACAATGTGCAGCACAGGAACGATTGGCTGAAGCATTTGGCAAAAAAGAAGTTCGAGAGTATGAACCAGAGCGTGCAGACGAAGATTTAGCACAAAAAGTTCATGATATGGCCTACGATAAAGTCTACGCAGTGGCTAAAGCTGGTTCCGCTAAACACGAAAGAAGTGCAGCGTTTTCAGAAATAAAAGACGAGATTGTAGATTCATTTACAGAAGAGGAACAAGAAGAGTACGGAGGATTAATTTCTAAGTATTATAGAAAAGCAGAAAAAGCTGCTGTACGTGATTTAACGCTTAACGAAGGATTGCGCTTGGACGGTAGAAAAACAGACGAAATCAGACCTATTTGGTGTGAAGTAGACTATTTACCATCTACGCATGGTTCGTCAATTTTTACTAGAGGTGAAACACAAGCCTTGGCAACCGTAACCCTAGGAACTTCAAGAGATGCAAATCAGATTGACATGCCATCTCATGAAGGCGAAGAGCGTTTTTATTTACATTACAACTTCCCTCCTTTCTCGACTGGTGAGGCTCGCCCAATTCGCGGAACATCGCGTCGTGAAGTAGGACATGGAAACTTAGCACAACGCGCACTTAAGGGAATGGTACCAGAAGATTGCCCATATACTGTACGTGTTGTTAGTGAAGTTTTAGAAAGCAACGGATCATCATCTATGGCCACCGTTTGTTCTGGAACTATGGCACTTATGGATGCTGGGGTTCAACTGAAAAAACCAGTTTCTGGAATTGCAATGGGACTTATATCTGATGCTGATTCAGGAAAATACGCTGTATTATCTGATATTTTAGGGGATGAAGATCATCTAGGAGATATGGATTTTAAAGTCACTGGAACAGCAGACGGGATTACGGCTTGTCAAATGGACATCAAAGTCAAAGGCTTATCGTACGAAATTTTAGTCAATGCACTAAATCAAGCACGTGAAGGTCGACTGCATATTTTAGAAAAACTAACAGATACTATTGAAGCACCTGCTGCAGATGTGAAAGCGCATGCACCAAAAATGGTGACCCGAATAATTCCAAATGAATTTATTGGCGCACTAATTGGTCCTGGTGGTAAAGTGATTCAAGAACTTCAAAAAGAGACAGGAA contains:
- a CDS encoding TrkH family potassium uptake protein, translating into MKQNNKIIIHFFGLLLLFNGGFMLLAALLSFMYSDGATNQLVLSGISVLVIGFLAMIFTKNHSKEMTKRQGYIVVAFGWVVMALSGTLPYILTGSITNFTNAFFETISGYTTTGASILTDIEVLPKGVLFWRSLTHWIGGMGIIVLAIAILPLLGIGGMQLFAAEAPGPSTDKLHPRITDTAKRLWLIYVGYTAAETLFLKLAGMSFFDALNHSMSTLSTGGFSTKNDSLAHWNDSPMIQYIVVFFMFLAGTNFVLSYFGFKGNFSKIFKDEEFKLYAKFIIVFSVISAFVVYYNSAFSMSSSFDHPMVFGAVEAAFRHGLFQVVAIVTTTGFVSADFTIWPHFLVVFFFGLMFLGGSSGSTSGGVKVVRHLVLIRNGFLEFKRALHPNAVLPVRYNAKSISGEIVFNVLGFFMLYMLSFIVGALGFSFIGLDFESAIGVAASSLGNVGPALGEFGPAQNFHQMPLMGKWWGSFLMLIGRLELFTVLILLTPFFWRKS
- the trkA gene encoding Trk system potassium transporter TrkA; translated protein: MKIIIAGAGEVGFHLAKLLSYESQEIILIDLDKERLAYAETHLDIKVVKGDITSVSVLKESNIANADLFVSVTSSQTANITSCVLAKQLGAKRTIARISNTEFIEHKDEVGFETLGIDELISPESLASSEIELLLNQSVFNDTYAFEDGALTMLGLTLSADAKIIDKQVKVAAQLLSDIHFIPIAIQRYGSHLTLIPRGDTVFKEGDRVVFITSEGGDEELCKLTGKRKTQIKDIMILGGGQIGAITAKELSKTDFNIKIVEKSKERALELADQLSNALVINGDGRNVELLEEENINAMDAFISVTGNSETNIMSCLVAKSKGVKKTIALVENMDYFALSHSIGVDTLINKKLLAANSIFRYVRKGEVVAMTKLANMKAELLEFVVKPTSRICYQFIKEVDFPRAAIIGGVIRNESGIIALGDFKIEPGDRVVVCCLPEAISKVERLFF
- the ubiE gene encoding bifunctional demethylmenaquinone methyltransferase/2-methoxy-6-polyprenyl-1,4-benzoquinol methylase UbiE: MSKKITPYKDSSLSKKEQIAKMFDTISNEYDGLNRVISFGIDIKWRKKVVKIVANKNPESVLDIATGTGDLAINLTQTNAKKIIGLDISEGMLEVGRKKIDQKKLNDTINMVVGDSENLPFDDNSFDAITVAFGVRNFEHLEVGLSEILRVLKPNGVFVVLETSVPTKFPFRQGYFLYTKILLPIIGKLFSKDKDAYSYLSSSAAKFPYGKAFNNILTKTGFISTQSFAQTFGVATIYTASKQ
- the porT gene encoding type IX secretion/gliding motility protein PorT/SprT → MRTKILISFLFFSISIFESEAQLFTKERLLNNENFDKAPLSYGYYLGFNSYDFNIDYKTNVKDIQVLKAVGFNVGLIGNVRINDYFDIRLEPGLVMSNRTLSYSNTYFDGLTYEEKDLEREIRSTYIHIPLLIKISTKRINNIKPFIVGGISTALNLSSNQDNPDDNSNGNFRMIKNNVFYELGVGIDIYLTWFKFTPSLRGVFSLNDEHVPDFDANSPWTSNIDQMQTRGLFINFTFQ
- a CDS encoding TrmH family RNA methyltransferase: MLTKNQTKRILSLSKKKQRSQEQMFVSEGVKVTQEFLDAQYEPIEIFSTDSFYAQYSNAFVHISTQELSKISSLKTPNKVLAIFCIPKPKPIDDSALILALDDLNNPGNLGTIIRLCDWFGIRDLVCSPATVDCYNSKVIQAAMGSHTRVNINYTALAPLIKSADNAMGTFMEGTSVYASNFPNSGILVFGNEANGISENISSLLTEKLSIPRFGAFKKTESLNVANAVSIFLSEYRRRSTET
- the tamL gene encoding translocation and assembly module lipoprotein TamL yields the protein MLKDSLKKIFFIYSVAYICTACDAVKRVGSEDRLLVKNSFTVNGKNTKSETLSKLSFQQVNSTILGIPVRLHIYNLARPNKDSIFEKWLNKHPKRKQRLINKFSKKQLDQLKKSSLGFNSWLKKTGEVPSILDSLKIKKTKLNLERYYFSKGWFDRKIEYEIDTLGNKRATLAYKIQTGTAYNIGAIKTNIETPVLELLFEKSKENSFIKKGKQFDISDFENERNRLTTHFRNSGVYHFSQDYISFENDTIGTKHNVDLEINIPNRILRTQDSTIQEPFKTYRIKEVNIFTDASFKNRNESEPKKTATHDGFNFYNYGALKYKPKAITNAVLVNKGDLYSDLDRKRTYGYLSQLNSFKYPNIEYIENSIDSTLTANIYLNPRKKYGLGFDFDISQSNIQKIGFSFSSGVLIRNILRGAETLEISALGAIGASKDGAKSEDQFFDINELGADIKLNIPRLFFPFNTEKIIPKYMSPTSQLSMGFTSQKNIGLDKRTLNGRLSYNWNPKQSKTNNLDLINLQYVRNLNPGNYFSVYQNSFNRLENIALNSYPTPNDYLVSNPDGSNALDLSRADDFIGLVSSDATFQNTNPNDFRSVRNIKERKNRLTQNNFILASNFSLINDNRENNYDTDFSIFRFKLELAGNILNGAADLLNLKKNDNGEFEINNVAFSQYAKTEIDYIKLWDLGRNNVLALRTFLGIAVPLGNSNNIPFSKSFFAGGSNDNRAWTAYNLGPGRSDNNNEFNEANMKIAFSLEHRYNLFGQLDGAFFVDAGNIWNVLDEVEDPKATFDSFKSLKDIALGAGIGLRYDFDFFILRLDTGFKTYNPALSKDQRWLRDFNFGNAVYNIGINYPF
- the fbaA gene encoding class II fructose-bisphosphate aldolase, encoding MSHSIQPGVATGREVQKIFKLAKEKGFALPAVNVIGSNTINSVLETAKALNAPVIIQFSNGGGQFNAGKGLSNDNQKAAIAGSIAGAKHVHEMAEAYGVPVILHTDHCAKKLLPWIDGLLDASEKHFEETGKSLYSSHMIDLSEEPLEENIEICKAYLKRMSKMGMTLEIELGITGGEEDGVDNSDVDVSKLYTQPEEVAYAYEELSKVSDQFTIAAAFGNVHGVYKPGNVKLTPKILKNSQEYITEKYGVSENHIDFVFHGGSGSTVEEIREAIGYGVIKMNIDTDLQYAFMTGVRDDFKKNQDYLAAQIGNPEGEDVPNKKYYDPRRWLRQGEQTFVARLKKAFEDLNNVDTL
- the accD gene encoding acetyl-CoA carboxylase, carboxyltransferase subunit beta, whose product is MAWFKRTDKGIQTPTEAKRDTPKGLWYKSPTGKIIETEELERNFFVSPEDGYHVRIGSNEYFNLLFDDNKFKELDKKVTSKDPLKFTDKKKYIDRLKAAQEKTKLNDAVRTAVGKSKGKDLVVACMDFSFIGGSMGSVVGEKIARAADYSLKKKLPFMIISKSGGARMMEAALSLMQLAKTSAKLAQLADAGIPYISLCTDPTTGGTTASFAMLGDINISEPGALIGFAGPRVVRDTTGKELPEGFQTAEFVLEHGFLDFITHREYLKDKVNQYIDLILNQPIRA
- the rpsO gene encoding 30S ribosomal protein S15, which produces MYLTKETKEEIFKKYGKDAKNTGSAEGQIALFTHRINHLTDHLKQNRKDFNTERSLVKLVGKRRSLLDYLIKKDILRYRAIVKELGLRK